From Roseibium alexandrii DFL-11, the proteins below share one genomic window:
- a CDS encoding NAD(P)/FAD-dependent oxidoreductase, translated as MQEEIVIVGAGQAGAQVAQSLRQGGFEGALRLIGDEAHPPYQRPPLSKKFLAGEIGAEGLWLRPPAFYTTNTIDHIPNTRVVGIDRSAKRVQLENGDTISYGKLVLATGTKARLLPIKGSDKDGVVTLRSIGDVDAIRDRLSKSQNLVIIGAGYIGLEVAAVARALGKDVCVIEAQDRPMKRVVSETVSDFFAKLHADNGVQLRLNTGIEALEGREGVESVKLNNGDSVLADLVLVAVGAEPNDQLATDAGLDTDNGILVDGAAQTSDPDIYAVGDCTRFHSGRYSRSVRMESVQNAIDQAKIAAQALLGQDVDYDPLPWFWSDQYEIKLQIAGLSEGYDKTVVVGDPAAKKFYVAYLKDNALIAVDSINSPRSHMMARRVIGETWRDDLLPEA; from the coding sequence ATGCAGGAAGAGATCGTCATAGTCGGGGCAGGTCAAGCTGGTGCCCAGGTCGCTCAATCGCTTCGTCAAGGTGGTTTTGAAGGTGCGTTGCGGCTCATCGGCGACGAGGCTCATCCACCTTATCAACGCCCGCCACTGTCCAAAAAATTCCTGGCTGGTGAAATTGGCGCCGAGGGGCTTTGGCTCCGGCCGCCAGCGTTCTACACGACCAACACTATCGACCACATCCCAAACACAAGAGTCGTTGGGATCGACCGGTCGGCAAAACGTGTTCAGCTGGAAAACGGCGACACCATATCTTACGGAAAACTGGTCCTTGCGACGGGAACCAAAGCGCGTCTGCTGCCAATCAAGGGCTCTGACAAAGACGGCGTGGTCACATTGCGCTCCATTGGCGATGTTGATGCGATCCGTGACCGTTTGTCGAAGAGCCAGAACCTCGTCATCATCGGTGCCGGTTACATCGGTCTGGAGGTCGCTGCAGTGGCCCGCGCGCTCGGCAAGGACGTATGCGTGATTGAAGCTCAGGACCGGCCAATGAAGCGGGTCGTGAGTGAAACTGTGTCGGACTTTTTCGCGAAACTTCACGCTGACAATGGCGTTCAACTGCGTTTGAACACAGGCATTGAAGCGCTTGAAGGAAGAGAGGGGGTCGAATCTGTCAAGCTGAACAACGGGGACAGTGTTCTGGCTGACCTCGTGCTTGTTGCAGTTGGCGCCGAGCCAAATGATCAACTGGCCACTGATGCGGGGCTGGATACAGACAACGGTATTCTTGTTGATGGCGCAGCGCAGACAAGTGATCCGGACATCTATGCCGTTGGCGATTGCACCCGGTTTCATTCTGGGCGGTATTCAAGATCCGTGCGGATGGAAAGCGTTCAAAATGCCATTGATCAGGCCAAAATCGCAGCGCAGGCCTTGCTCGGGCAAGACGTCGATTATGACCCGTTGCCTTGGTTCTGGTCGGATCAGTATGAAATCAAGCTGCAGATCGCTGGATTGTCCGAAGGTTATGACAAGACAGTTGTTGTCGGCGACCCGGCTGCCAAAAAATTCTACGTCGCCTACCTGAAAGACAATGCACTGATTGCGGTCGACAGTATTAATTCGCCGCGCTCGCACATGATGGCGCGCCGGGTGATCGGCGAGACTTGGCGTGACGACCTCCTTCCGGAAGCCTAG
- a CDS encoding alpha/beta fold hydrolase yields MTDLRPNPCTTLPFREQVCEIGDDGAPVILLHGFGGDRQTWVSIQTGLANRKRSLAFDLPGHGEALDWPKVGHAGISAKAVAQSIEALELKRVHLVGHSMGGAVAALVALRAPELVASLTLLAPGGFGPEINHRLLRRYAVASETAEMEVLLEQFFGWEFKLPKFLAKTAAESRARPGGAATLSTIADEIIDGSVQKTLPRDDMAALPMPIKVLWGTQDRVLPTRQAHKLPGIVATHIFERVGHMVHLEIPKETTRLILQNAATE; encoded by the coding sequence ATGACAGACCTTCGTCCAAATCCCTGTACGACCCTGCCCTTTCGCGAACAAGTCTGCGAGATCGGAGATGATGGAGCACCTGTCATCTTGCTGCACGGCTTCGGAGGAGACCGCCAAACCTGGGTGAGTATTCAAACTGGTCTCGCCAACCGCAAACGATCTCTCGCGTTTGATCTGCCGGGGCACGGGGAGGCTTTGGATTGGCCCAAAGTTGGCCACGCTGGGATTTCGGCGAAGGCCGTCGCACAATCCATTGAAGCGCTGGAATTGAAGCGGGTGCATCTGGTTGGCCATTCCATGGGCGGCGCTGTTGCAGCTTTGGTTGCCCTGCGTGCACCCGAGCTGGTTGCCAGCCTCACGCTTTTGGCGCCCGGTGGATTTGGGCCGGAGATCAATCATCGACTGTTAAGGCGCTATGCGGTTGCCTCCGAAACAGCGGAAATGGAAGTTCTTCTGGAGCAGTTCTTCGGCTGGGAATTCAAGCTTCCCAAGTTCCTCGCCAAAACCGCGGCAGAAAGCCGGGCCCGGCCAGGGGGCGCGGCAACTCTGTCGACGATCGCCGACGAAATCATCGACGGCTCCGTGCAAAAAACCTTGCCGCGTGACGACATGGCGGCGCTTCCAATGCCGATTAAGGTACTTTGGGGGACACAGGACCGCGTCCTGCCAACACGGCAGGCGCACAAGCTGCCCGGCATTGTTGCCACTCACATCTTTGAGCGGGTTGGTCACATGGTACATCTGGAAATACCAAAAGAAACAACCCGCCTCATTCTGCAGAATGCGGCCACAGAATAG
- a CDS encoding adenylate/guanylate cyclase domain-containing protein: protein MIDMMEIDGIEDWLIGEALGDPDMTNLFAELCERLRQCHVPVDRAILVWSTLHPMIEAEIAFWENGGEVYHEKIEHSEEDTEDWLQSPIRAVLINEEPMLRRRLANGNAQTEFPLLKRLASEGYTDYLVIPTHMEIPAIKGEYPNTGIILSWATREEDGFSEDALNAIHYIQKRLALAARAVLQGHITKIIAETYLGSIAGTKVLNGQIRHGDGETIDAVIFYSDMRNSTAIADALGPEDYLKWLNTYFEATAGAVLQQEGEVLDFIGDAVLGVFPTQKESLSEAVQRAITAADETRRRLHDINKTVSTGHKIERRHRSFDRPCHVRQHRRCKPAHLLGNWPDSSRRRPD, encoded by the coding sequence ATGATCGACATGATGGAAATCGATGGCATCGAGGATTGGCTGATCGGCGAGGCACTCGGCGACCCTGATATGACCAATCTGTTTGCAGAGTTGTGTGAGCGTTTGCGCCAATGCCATGTTCCAGTCGATCGCGCCATTCTTGTCTGGTCGACGCTTCACCCCATGATTGAGGCGGAAATCGCCTTCTGGGAAAACGGCGGCGAGGTCTACCATGAAAAGATCGAGCATTCGGAAGAAGATACGGAAGATTGGCTGCAAAGCCCTATTCGTGCCGTTTTAATCAATGAAGAGCCGATGCTTCGCCGGCGCTTGGCCAACGGAAATGCACAAACCGAATTTCCGCTTCTGAAGCGTTTGGCCTCAGAGGGTTATACGGATTATCTGGTGATCCCGACCCACATGGAGATACCTGCGATCAAAGGTGAGTATCCAAACACCGGGATCATCCTAAGCTGGGCAACACGGGAAGAAGACGGGTTTTCCGAAGATGCCCTCAACGCGATACACTACATCCAGAAACGGCTCGCACTCGCCGCAAGAGCCGTGCTTCAAGGCCACATCACAAAAATCATCGCCGAAACATATCTCGGCAGCATTGCAGGAACCAAAGTACTGAATGGACAAATCCGCCATGGAGATGGTGAGACCATCGACGCGGTGATTTTTTACAGTGACATGCGCAATTCCACGGCAATTGCAGATGCCCTGGGTCCGGAAGACTATCTCAAGTGGCTCAATACATATTTTGAAGCAACCGCCGGGGCGGTCCTCCAGCAGGAGGGCGAAGTTCTGGACTTTATCGGCGATGCGGTTCTAGGTGTTTTCCCGACGCAAAAGGAGTCGCTCTCAGAAGCGGTTCAAAGGGCCATTACAGCGGCTGATGAGACCCGGAGGCGCCTGCATGACATCAACAAAACCGTCTCTACCGGTCACAAAATTGAACGCAGGCATCGCTCTTTCGACCGGCCGTGTCATGTTCGGCAACATCGGCGTTGCAAACCGGCTCACCTTCTCGGTAATTGGCCAGACAGTTCACGCCGCCGCCCGGATTGA